A single region of the Gephyromycinifex aptenodytis genome encodes:
- a CDS encoding DUF2382 domain-containing protein, with amino-acid sequence MFGNDMTNDEITRLHDSNVVDQNGDKVGSVGQIYLDDQTNRPTWATVKTGLLGSKETFVPLAEATMSNDEIRVPYTKDFIKDAPNMDADHHISEQEEEDLYRYYNLSASGVATDVDQTAGVANTAGVANTAGVDKDVRVDTERRGDAGVNRDDEGSVVRHEEELTVGKESVETGRVRLRKHVVSEQETVSVPLDREEVHVTREPIRDGDTGGRIGDDADVSVTLHAERAVIGKETVAKERVGLDKDVVSENKEFTETVRKEQVDVERDGKVDPKGH; translated from the coding sequence ATGTTCGGGAACGACATGACGAACGATGAGATCACCCGCCTGCACGACAGCAATGTCGTAGACCAGAACGGTGACAAGGTCGGCTCCGTCGGCCAGATCTACCTCGACGACCAGACCAACCGTCCCACGTGGGCCACGGTCAAGACGGGCCTCCTCGGTTCCAAGGAGACCTTCGTCCCGCTCGCTGAGGCGACGATGAGCAACGACGAGATCCGGGTTCCCTACACCAAGGACTTCATCAAGGACGCGCCGAACATGGACGCGGACCACCACATCTCTGAGCAGGAAGAGGAAGACCTCTACCGCTACTACAACCTCTCCGCGTCTGGCGTAGCCACCGATGTGGACCAGACCGCTGGCGTGGCCAACACCGCTGGTGTGGCCAACACCGCTGGTGTGGACAAGGACGTTCGCGTCGACACCGAGCGTCGTGGCGACGCCGGCGTGAACCGCGACGACGAGGGCTCCGTGGTGCGCCACGAGGAAGAGCTCACGGTTGGCAAGGAGAGTGTCGAGACCGGCCGCGTCCGCCTCCGCAAGCACGTCGTGAGCGAGCAGGAGACGGTCAGCGTCCCCCTCGACCGCGAAGAGGTCCACGTGACGCGTGAGCCGATCCGCGATGGCGACACCGGTGGCCGTATCGGTGACGACGCGGATGTCAGCGTCACCCTGCACGCCGAGCGCGCCGTCATCGGCAAGGAGACCGTTGCCAAGGAGCGCGTCGGCCTTGACAAGGACGTCGTGAGCGAGAACAAGGAGTTCACGGAGACCGTCCGCAAGGAGCAGGTCGACGTGGAGCGCGATGGCAAGGTCGACCCCAAGGGTCACTGA